One Methanolobus sp. WCC4 DNA segment encodes these proteins:
- a CDS encoding formylmethanofuran dehydrogenase subunit B translates to MSEYYVCTGCALLCDDIEVETEDNKVIKVHAACRKGVARMKGCSDSMECTIDGEKAEVGDAIQKAAGILGNAENPLIFGHGNSSSEAQKRSIDLAKRTGAYIDDTSSFCQGPIIEAILQDRIKTCTLDDVRHKADVIIFWGADPSNSHPRHLSRYSYFPRGKERQRGWEEDRTAITIDIRKSDTAVISGDTRFYQIPMAGDAEFMEALVSALSGKVPKTSYGFDVKRILELSNVLKKAKFGVICVGLGLIYSLEELEPLFTLMDKLNEVSDFNLIPMVGQYNMRGFDHNLFEETGYINRVKFNPETGEAEHGAEHSVVEALRSKAVDAALIIGSDPLSSLPLSVARYLAEIPLITIDPCRNLTATKSTVTIPCALGGVEAGGTAIRMDGVEIEMKKIIDTDNLSDEEILTRITEAI, encoded by the coding sequence TTGAGTGAATATTATGTTTGTACGGGCTGTGCTCTCCTCTGTGACGATATAGAGGTCGAGACAGAAGATAACAAGGTGATAAAGGTCCATGCTGCATGCCGCAAAGGCGTTGCACGCATGAAAGGTTGCAGCGATTCGATGGAATGCACCATCGATGGCGAGAAGGCAGAAGTCGGTGATGCTATCCAAAAGGCTGCAGGTATATTGGGGAATGCTGAGAATCCTCTGATCTTTGGTCATGGCAATTCCAGTTCAGAGGCGCAGAAAAGGTCCATCGATCTTGCAAAAAGGACTGGAGCATACATTGATGATACTTCCTCGTTCTGTCAGGGTCCGATAATAGAGGCGATACTTCAGGACAGGATAAAGACATGTACCCTTGATGATGTAAGGCACAAGGCCGATGTAATAATATTCTGGGGTGCAGACCCTTCCAATTCACACCCACGTCATCTTTCAAGATATTCCTATTTCCCACGTGGTAAGGAGCGCCAGAGGGGATGGGAAGAGGACAGGACCGCAATAACCATCGATATCAGGAAGTCCGATACTGCCGTTATATCCGGTGATACTCGTTTCTACCAGATCCCGATGGCTGGGGATGCGGAGTTCATGGAGGCTCTTGTAAGTGCGCTGTCAGGAAAAGTTCCTAAAACATCCTATGGTTTCGATGTTAAAAGGATACTTGAGCTGTCAAATGTGCTGAAGAAGGCAAAGTTTGGTGTCATCTGTGTTGGTCTGGGACTCATCTACTCTCTTGAGGAACTCGAACCATTGTTCACGCTGATGGATAAGCTCAATGAAGTATCTGACTTCAATCTTATCCCGATGGTCGGACAATATAATATGAGAGGTTTCGATCACAATCTCTTTGAAGAGACAGGATACATCAACCGTGTCAAGTTCAACCCTGAAACAGGTGAAGCAGAACACGGCGCTGAACATTCGGTTGTTGAGGCTCTCAGGAGCAAGGCCGTGGATGCCGCCCTTATCATAGGCTCCGACCCGTTGTCAAGCCTGCCGCTTTCCGTTGCACGCTATCTTGCTGAGATCCCACTGATCACCATCGACCCATGTAGGAACCTTACAGCAACAAAGTCCACGGTAACGATCCCCTGTGCACTTGGAGGTGTTGAAGCAGGTGGCACAGCCATCAGGATGGATGGAGTGGAGATAGAGATGAAAAAGATAATCGATACCGATAATCTCTCCGATGAGGAGATACTTACAAGGATCACGGAGGCGATCTGA
- a CDS encoding molybdopterin dinucleotide binding domain-containing protein — protein sequence MGFGQFLAAPEVKMKIVTYRDVFQNTAQETSRFGEDYEKLSAVIKLDPKDISRLTIKAGETVVVRNAFGKVVVTAQVSDNEGAHPGIAYMVNGPWSNALVPDETGGTGVPKFKDFEATVQGAKGEKVTGIQEIF from the coding sequence ATGGGATTCGGACAATTCCTTGCAGCACCTGAAGTAAAGATGAAGATAGTCACCTACAGGGACGTGTTCCAGAACACTGCCCAGGAAACATCACGTTTTGGTGAGGATTACGAAAAGCTCTCAGCAGTGATAAAACTGGACCCAAAGGACATCTCCAGACTTACTATCAAAGCCGGGGAGACTGTTGTTGTCAGGAATGCTTTCGGAAAAGTGGTCGTAACCGCACAGGTATCAGATAATGAGGGAGCTCATCCGGGAATCGCTTATATGGTGAACGGTCCCTGGTCAAATGCCCTTGTGCCAGATGAGACAGGCGGTACAGGTGTTCCAAAGTTCAAGGACTTCGAGGCTACCGTGCAGGGTGCAAAGGGTGAGAAGGTCACAGGGATACAAGAGATATTCTGA